A genomic region of Staphylococcus roterodami contains the following coding sequences:
- a CDS encoding competence protein ComGE yields MKNCKLKASLFLDGMAALMLVGLICLVLIPMMNQMRMNFYNEVKSIDVSKTILTAASTNSKNKLKKGVIIGEYVIKLDNKQICAIKNKNSSKFKECIQY; encoded by the coding sequence ATGAAAAATTGTAAGCTCAAAGCATCATTATTTTTAGATGGCATGGCAGCACTTATGTTAGTTGGGTTAATCTGTTTAGTATTAATACCAATGATGAATCAAATGCGTATGAATTTTTATAATGAAGTTAAAAGTATAGATGTATCAAAGACTATTTTAACTGCAGCTTCCACTAATAGTAAAAATAAGCTAAAAAAAGGAGTTATAATTGGAGAATATGTTATTAAGTTGGATAATAAACAAATTTGCGCAATTAAAAATAAAAATTCTTCAAAATTTAAAGAATGTATTCAGTATTAA
- the gcvT gene encoding glycine cleavage system aminomethyltransferase GcvT, with the protein MSSDLKQTPLYQNYVDRGAKIVEFGGWAMPVQFSSIKEEHNAVRYEIGLFDVSHMGEIEVTGKDASQFVQYLFSNDTDNLTSSKALYTALCNEEGGIIDDLVIYKLAEDKYLLVVNAANTEKDYNWILKHKDQFDVEVQNVSNQYGQLAIQGPKARDLINELVDVDVTDMGMFEFKKDIQLFGTNVILSQSGYTGEDGFEIYCDINDTEKIWDGLLEYNVLPCGLGARDTLRLEAGLPLHGQDLTESITPYEGGIAFASKPLIEADFIGKSVLKDQKENGAPRRTVGLELLEKGIARTGYEVMDLDGNVIGEVTSGTQSPSSGKSIALAMIKRDEFEMGRELLVQVRKRQLKAKIVKKNQIDK; encoded by the coding sequence ATGTCAAGTGATTTAAAACAAACACCTTTATATCAAAATTATGTTGATAGAGGTGCTAAAATTGTAGAATTCGGTGGATGGGCTATGCCTGTTCAGTTTTCAAGTATTAAAGAAGAGCACAATGCTGTTCGCTACGAAATTGGCCTTTTTGATGTAAGTCATATGGGTGAGATTGAAGTGACAGGTAAAGATGCTAGCCAATTTGTACAATATTTATTTTCAAACGATACTGATAATTTAACTTCTTCTAAGGCATTATATACTGCTTTATGCAATGAAGAAGGAGGCATTATAGATGATTTAGTAATATACAAATTAGCTGAAGACAAATATCTACTAGTTGTCAATGCTGCTAATACTGAAAAAGATTATAATTGGATTTTAAAACATAAAGACCAATTTGACGTTGAAGTTCAAAATGTATCAAATCAATATGGTCAATTAGCGATACAAGGACCAAAAGCAAGAGACTTAATCAATGAATTAGTAGATGTTGATGTCACTGATATGGGTATGTTCGAATTCAAAAAAGATATTCAATTATTTGGGACAAACGTCATTTTATCTCAATCTGGATATACTGGAGAAGATGGTTTCGAAATATATTGTGATATTAATGATACAGAAAAAATTTGGGATGGGCTTTTAGAATATAACGTATTGCCGTGTGGATTAGGTGCTCGAGATACATTAAGATTAGAAGCAGGATTACCTCTACATGGACAAGATTTAACTGAATCAATCACACCTTATGAGGGTGGTATCGCATTTGCGAGCAAACCGCTCATTGAAGCTGACTTTATTGGTAAATCAGTTTTAAAAGATCAAAAAGAAAATGGTGCGCCTAGAAGAACGGTGGGATTAGAATTACTTGAAAAAGGAATTGCAAGAACTGGTTATGAAGTCATGGATTTAGATGGCAATGTTATTGGCGAAGTAACTTCAGGTACTCAATCACCATCATCAGGTAAATCAATTGCTCTAGCAATGATAAAAAGGGATGAATTTGAAATGGGTAGAGAATTACTTGTTCAAGTTCGTAAGCGTCAATTAAAAGCGAAAATTGTTAAGAAAAATCAAATTGATAAATAA
- a CDS encoding type II secretion system F family protein — protein MKVQWISIFKEYSKKRQLNKSQQIDLMVNLKNLLQYGFTLYQSFQFLNLQIKYKDKELSSKILSEISNGASCSKILAMIGYSDTIVMQIYLAERFGNIVDILDETVKFMKINRKSEQRLLKTLQYPIVLVSIFIGMIMILNITVIPQFQQLYTSMNIKLSTFQKALSFFISSLPSLILITIFLISILTITIKLIYNRLTMLCKINFMMKIPILSSYYQLFKTYFVTNELVLFYKNGITLQSIVDVYINHSSDPFRQFLGEYLLTFSEKGYSLPEILSNLKCFKPQLIKFIQQGEKRGKLEVELRLYSQILVNQLEEKAIRQTRIIQPILFLILGLFIVAIYLVIMLPMFQMMQSIN, from the coding sequence GTGAAAGTACAATGGATAAGTATATTTAAAGAATATTCTAAGAAACGACAACTAAACAAATCACAACAAATAGACCTAATGGTAAATTTAAAGAATTTACTTCAATATGGGTTCACTTTATATCAAAGCTTTCAGTTTCTAAACCTTCAAATTAAATACAAAGATAAAGAATTATCGTCAAAGATTCTTAGTGAAATTTCAAATGGTGCTTCGTGCAGCAAAATATTAGCTATGATAGGCTATAGTGATACTATAGTAATGCAAATATACTTAGCAGAAAGGTTTGGTAATATTGTAGATATCTTAGATGAAACAGTGAAATTTATGAAGATAAATAGAAAATCTGAACAAAGATTATTAAAAACTTTGCAATACCCTATAGTGTTAGTTTCGATATTTATAGGAATGATTATGATATTGAATATCACTGTTATTCCACAATTCCAACAATTATATACTTCAATGAATATTAAATTATCAACATTTCAAAAAGCACTTTCCTTTTTTATCTCCAGTTTACCTTCTTTAATATTAATAACAATTTTTCTTATTTCGATTTTAACTATTACAATTAAATTAATTTATAACAGACTAACGATGTTATGTAAAATCAACTTTATGATGAAGATACCGATTTTATCTAGTTATTATCAGTTGTTTAAAACATATTTTGTCACAAATGAATTAGTTTTATTCTATAAAAACGGTATAACACTTCAATCTATCGTTGATGTTTATATCAATCATAGTAGTGATCCATTTAGACAGTTTCTAGGTGAATATTTATTAACATTTTCAGAAAAGGGATATAGTTTGCCTGAAATTTTATCGAACTTAAAATGTTTTAAACCACAATTAATTAAGTTTATACAGCAAGGTGAAAAAAGAGGAAAATTAGAAGTTGAGCTAAGATTGTATTCTCAAATTTTAGTAAATCAACTTGAAGAAAAAGCCATACGTCAAACTCGAATTATTCAACCGATTTTATTTTTAATTTTAGGACTATTTATTGTCGCAATTTATTTAGTGATCATGTTACCTATGTTTCAGATGATGCAAAGTATTAACTAG
- the gcvPB gene encoding aminomethyl-transferring glycine dehydrogenase subunit GcvPB produces MTSKSSPLIFERSRKGRYAFSLPKSEIKTDAVESLLDDKFIRKNKAEFPEVAELDLVRHYTELSNKNFGVDNGFYPLGSCTMKYNPKINEKVARIPGFSESHPLQDEDQVQGSLEIIYSLQEELKEITGMDEVTLQPAAGAHGEWTALMIFKAYHENNGEGHRDEVIVPDSAHGTNPASASFAGFKSVTVKSNERGEVDIDDLKRVVNENTAAIMLTNPNTLGIFEKNIMEIREIVHNAGGLLYYDGANLNAIMDKVRPGDMGFDAVHLNLHKTFTGPHGGGGPGSGPVGVVKELASYLPKPMVIKDGDTFKYDNDIKHSIGRVKPFYGNFGIYLRAYTYIRTMGATGLKEVSEAAVLNANYIKARLSEHFEVPYKQYCKHEFVLSGVRQKEFGVRTLDMAKRLLDFGVHPPTIYFPLNVEEGMMIEPTETESKETLDYFIDSLISIAEEAKNDPDKVLEAPHTTVIDRLDEATAARKPILKFENLKQEK; encoded by the coding sequence ATGACTAGTAAATCAAGTCCGTTAATTTTTGAAAGATCTCGTAAAGGGAGATATGCATTTTCATTACCGAAAAGCGAAATCAAAACAGATGCAGTAGAATCATTATTAGATGATAAATTTATTCGTAAAAATAAAGCGGAGTTTCCTGAAGTAGCTGAATTAGATTTAGTTCGTCATTATACAGAACTATCAAATAAAAATTTCGGTGTCGATAATGGATTTTATCCTTTAGGGTCATGTACGATGAAATATAATCCTAAAATTAATGAGAAAGTGGCTAGAATCCCAGGTTTTAGTGAATCACACCCATTACAAGATGAAGATCAAGTTCAAGGTTCTCTAGAAATAATTTATAGTTTGCAAGAAGAGTTGAAAGAAATTACTGGTATGGATGAAGTTACGTTACAACCAGCTGCAGGTGCGCATGGTGAATGGACTGCATTGATGATATTTAAAGCTTATCATGAGAATAATGGCGAAGGTCATCGTGATGAAGTCATTGTGCCAGATTCTGCGCATGGAACGAATCCAGCATCAGCTTCATTTGCAGGGTTTAAATCAGTTACTGTAAAATCAAACGAACGTGGCGAAGTTGATATTGATGATTTGAAACGTGTTGTAAATGAAAATACAGCAGCTATTATGTTAACTAATCCAAACACTTTAGGTATTTTCGAAAAAAATATTATGGAAATTCGTGAAATCGTCCATAATGCTGGTGGCCTATTATATTATGATGGTGCTAATTTAAATGCCATTATGGATAAAGTGCGCCCAGGAGATATGGGATTTGATGCTGTTCATTTAAACTTGCATAAAACATTTACTGGTCCACATGGTGGTGGCGGTCCAGGTTCAGGCCCAGTTGGTGTTGTTAAAGAACTTGCTAGCTATTTACCTAAACCAATGGTCATTAAAGACGGTGACACTTTTAAATACGATAATGATATTAAACATTCAATCGGCCGTGTCAAACCATTTTACGGTAATTTTGGAATTTATTTAAGAGCTTATACGTATATTAGAACGATGGGAGCGACTGGACTTAAAGAAGTTTCAGAGGCAGCTGTTTTGAATGCAAATTACATTAAGGCGCGTTTATCAGAACATTTTGAAGTTCCTTATAAACAATATTGTAAGCATGAATTTGTCTTAAGCGGCGTTCGTCAAAAAGAATTCGGTGTACGTACTTTAGACATGGCTAAGCGATTATTAGATTTCGGTGTACATCCACCAACAATCTACTTCCCATTAAATGTTGAAGAAGGTATGATGATTGAACCGACTGAGACAGAGTCAAAAGAAACTTTAGATTACTTTATCGATAGTTTAATAAGTATTGCTGAAGAAGCTAAAAATGATCCTGATAAAGTGTTGGAAGCACCACATACGACTGTAATTGACCGATTAGATGAAGCAACTGCTGCACGTAAGCCAATTCTTAAATTTGAAAATCTTAAACAAGAAAAATAA
- a CDS encoding prepilin-type N-terminal cleavage/methylation domain-containing protein, which produces MLLSWIINKFAQLKIKILQNLKNVFSINVKAFSLIEMILAMMVISIILLIVPDTIKISKTFLNESKDLTSVDFEFFARDLIEDFKTIDKKQIEIKPHTIHINKTNEQIEYKLLNNKIIKTVNDKGNITMLNNVQSFSIDKGQDAILRISISLKEGALIRNKIIFV; this is translated from the coding sequence ATGTTATTAAGTTGGATAATAAACAAATTTGCGCAATTAAAAATAAAAATTCTTCAAAATTTAAAGAATGTATTCAGTATTAATGTAAAGGCTTTTTCGTTAATTGAAATGATATTAGCGATGATGGTTATAAGTATTATTTTACTCATTGTACCTGACACAATAAAAATAAGTAAGACATTTTTAAATGAGAGCAAAGATTTAACGAGTGTTGATTTTGAATTCTTTGCGAGAGACTTAATTGAAGATTTTAAAACAATAGATAAAAAACAAATTGAAATCAAACCCCATACTATTCATATTAATAAAACAAATGAGCAAATTGAGTATAAATTATTGAATAATAAAATTATAAAAACAGTTAATGATAAGGGGAATATAACAATGTTAAACAATGTTCAATCTTTTTCGATTGATAAAGGTCAAGATGCTATTTTGCGAATATCAATTTCATTAAAAGAAGGTGCATTAATACGTAACAAAATAATATTTGTTTAA
- a CDS encoding type II secretion system GspH family protein, which produces MEKPLQIRKQKAFTFIEMLVVMMIVSSFLLLTMTSNRLRDFKVINDETNIISLITELNYLKSKAIANQNFINVRFYENSDTIKVVEKNKFYYLKLKVGKIINVAKVDSIYFDKHGNINKFGSISIEINNRIYRVIFHIEKGRIRYEKL; this is translated from the coding sequence ATGGAGAAGCCATTGCAAATTAGAAAACAAAAGGCATTTACATTTATTGAAATGCTTGTTGTAATGATGATTGTTAGTAGTTTTCTTTTATTGACTATGACATCAAATAGGTTAAGAGACTTCAAAGTTATCAATGATGAAACTAATATCATTTCATTAATTACTGAATTGAATTATCTTAAATCAAAAGCAATCGCTAATCAAAATTTTATTAATGTACGGTTTTATGAAAACAGTGACACAATTAAAGTTGTTGAGAAAAATAAGTTCTATTATTTAAAGTTAAAAGTTGGAAAAATAATTAATGTTGCAAAAGTGGATTCGATTTATTTTGATAAACATGGCAACATTAATAAGTTCGGGAGCATTTCTATAGAAATAAACAACAGGATCTATAGAGTAATATTTCATATTGAAAAAGGAAGAATTCGTTATGAAAAATTGTAA
- a CDS encoding GspE/PulE family protein: MKILFQEIINKAIEMKASDVHFIPVKNEVSIKFRINDNLEHYEVIGNSIYQKLLVYMKFQAGLDVSTQQVAQSGRYSYHFNKIYFLRISTLPLSLGQESCVIRIVPQYFQQTKSTYKFNDFKHLMNKKQGLLLFSGPTGSGKSTLMYQMVSYANKALNLNVISIEDPVEIQIPGIVQINVNEKAGINYVNSFKAILRCDPDVILIGEIRDKEVAKCVIQASLSGHLVLTTLHATDCKGAILRLLEMGISVQELIQATNLIINQRLVTTIKQERQLVCEILSQQQLQYFFSHNHSLPTSFKKLETKLDDMTKAGVICESTMDKYI, translated from the coding sequence ATGAAGATTTTATTTCAAGAGATAATCAATAAAGCTATAGAAATGAAAGCGAGTGATGTGCATTTTATACCTGTTAAAAATGAAGTGAGTATTAAATTTCGTATAAATGACAACTTGGAACATTATGAAGTAATTGGAAATAGCATTTATCAAAAGTTATTAGTTTATATGAAATTTCAAGCTGGACTCGATGTTTCTACGCAACAAGTTGCACAGAGTGGTCGATATAGTTACCATTTTAATAAAATTTATTTTTTAAGAATTTCAACATTGCCATTATCACTTGGCCAAGAAAGTTGTGTGATAAGAATAGTTCCTCAGTATTTTCAACAAACAAAATCAACATATAAGTTTAATGATTTTAAACATTTAATGAATAAGAAACAAGGTCTTTTGTTATTTAGTGGTCCGACTGGTTCAGGTAAAAGTACCTTAATGTATCAAATGGTCTCATACGCTAATAAAGCGTTAAATTTAAATGTTATTTCTATTGAAGACCCTGTAGAAATACAAATTCCTGGAATAGTTCAAATAAACGTAAATGAAAAAGCTGGGATTAATTATGTGAATTCATTTAAAGCGATATTAAGATGTGATCCAGATGTGATTCTTATAGGTGAGATTAGAGATAAAGAAGTAGCTAAATGCGTTATCCAAGCTAGTTTAAGTGGTCATCTAGTTCTCACGACCTTACATGCAACAGATTGCAAAGGTGCAATTTTAAGATTATTAGAAATGGGGATTTCAGTACAAGAACTAATACAAGCAACTAATTTAATTATAAATCAAAGACTTGTTACTACAATTAAACAGGAACGACAATTAGTGTGTGAAATATTATCACAACAACAACTTCAGTATTTTTTCTCACATAATCATTCATTACCTACATCATTTAAAAAACTAGAAACAAAACTTGATGATATGACAAAAGCAGGTGTCATTTGTGAAAGTACAATGGATAAGTATATTTAA
- a CDS encoding DUF910 family protein encodes MSRKINNFYDVQQLLKSYGFLIYFKNPQDMYEMIQQEISSLYQYELISKEEYLKCTLIINQRRNEQ; translated from the coding sequence ATGAGTCGAAAAATAAATAACTTTTATGATGTGCAACAATTATTGAAAAGTTATGGATTTCTAATATATTTTAAAAATCCACAAGATATGTATGAAATGATTCAGCAAGAAATTTCATCACTATATCAATATGAACTTATATCCAAGGAAGAATATTTGAAATGTACGTTGATAATTAATCAGAGAAGGAATGAACAGTAA
- a CDS encoding shikimate kinase, whose protein sequence is MELNKAPIILIGFMGSGKSTIGKYIAEKQNLNFVDLDLYIEEKEKLTIPEIFNQNGERYFRELEFKYLQECVNTADIIATGGGIIESNDAFNYLKNQKKIIWLDCEIEILFNRINHDPHRPNASNKTLEQLNDLYCSRFLRYNEIAFKKLDSNLLSISEIYYELLNLINASDQY, encoded by the coding sequence ATGGAGCTAAATAAAGCACCAATTATATTAATTGGTTTCATGGGTAGTGGTAAGTCGACAATTGGCAAATATATTGCAGAAAAACAAAATTTGAATTTTGTTGATCTTGATTTGTATATTGAAGAAAAAGAAAAATTAACAATTCCAGAAATCTTTAATCAGAATGGTGAACGTTATTTTAGAGAACTAGAATTTAAATATTTACAAGAGTGTGTTAATACTGCAGATATTATTGCTACGGGTGGAGGAATCATTGAAAGTAATGATGCGTTCAATTATTTGAAAAATCAAAAAAAAATTATATGGTTAGATTGTGAAATCGAAATTTTGTTCAACAGAATAAATCACGATCCACATCGTCCGAATGCTAGCAATAAGACATTAGAGCAATTAAATGACTTGTATTGTTCTCGGTTTTTAAGATATAATGAAATCGCATTCAAGAAATTAGATAGTAATCTGCTATCGATTTCAGAAATATATTATGAATTGCTAAATTTAATAAATGCGAGTGATCAGTATTAG
- the gcvPA gene encoding aminomethyl-transferring glycine dehydrogenase subunit GcvPA, which produces MSHRYIPLTEEDKQEMLQTIGAKSIGELFGDVPGDILLNRDLNIAEGEAETTLLRRLNRIASKNITKETHTSFLGAGVYDHYTPSVVDAMISRSEFYTAYTPYQPEISQGELQAIFEFQTLICELTDMDVANSSMYDGMTSFAEACILAFSQTKKNKIVVSKGLHYQALQVLHTYAKTRKEFEVVEIDLDGTVTDLNKLEQAVDDDTAAVAVQYPNFYGSIEDLEKIHSFVEDKKALFIVYANPLALGLLTPPGTFGADIVVGDTQPFGIPAQFGGPHCGYFATTKKLMRKVPGRLVGQTQDDEGNRGFVLTLQAREQHIRRDKATSNICSNQALNALASSIAMSALGKQGIYDIAVQNFEHANYAKQQFINRGFEVLEGTSFNEFVVKFDKPIQQINKELVKQNIIGGFDLGVVSDDFKNHMLIAVTELRTKDEIDTFVEKAGELND; this is translated from the coding sequence GTGAGTCATCGTTATATACCTTTAACTGAAGAAGACAAACAAGAGATGTTACAAACTATTGGTGCAAAATCTATTGGAGAATTATTTGGAGATGTACCAGGTGACATTTTATTAAATAGAGATTTAAATATCGCTGAAGGTGAAGCAGAAACAACATTACTGAGAAGATTAAATCGTATCGCAAGCAAGAATATAACTAAAGAAACGCATACATCATTTTTAGGTGCAGGTGTATACGATCATTATACGCCATCAGTTGTTGATGCAATGATATCTAGATCTGAATTTTATACAGCCTATACACCATATCAACCTGAAATTTCTCAAGGTGAATTACAAGCTATTTTCGAGTTCCAAACTTTAATATGTGAATTAACAGATATGGATGTAGCAAACTCTTCAATGTATGATGGAATGACTAGTTTTGCAGAAGCATGTATTTTAGCATTTAGCCAAACTAAGAAAAATAAAATTGTAGTATCAAAAGGTTTACATTATCAAGCGCTACAAGTACTTCATACTTATGCTAAGACACGTAAGGAATTCGAAGTAGTGGAAATCGATTTAGATGGTACTGTAACAGATTTAAATAAATTAGAGCAAGCAGTGGATGATGATACAGCAGCTGTAGCTGTTCAATATCCAAACTTCTATGGCTCTATAGAGGATTTAGAAAAAATTCATAGTTTTGTAGAAGATAAAAAAGCACTCTTCATTGTATATGCGAATCCACTAGCTTTAGGATTACTTACACCACCAGGTACATTTGGTGCAGATATTGTAGTAGGAGATACTCAACCATTTGGTATTCCTGCACAATTTGGTGGGCCACATTGTGGATATTTTGCAACGACGAAAAAGTTAATGCGTAAAGTACCAGGTAGACTAGTTGGCCAAACGCAAGATGATGAAGGAAATAGAGGCTTTGTTTTAACATTACAAGCACGTGAGCAACATATTAGACGTGATAAAGCGACTTCTAATATTTGTTCAAACCAAGCATTAAATGCTCTAGCATCATCAATTGCAATGTCAGCACTTGGCAAACAAGGTATATATGACATTGCTGTTCAAAATTTTGAACACGCAAATTATGCTAAACAGCAATTTATTAATAGAGGCTTCGAAGTACTAGAAGGCACTTCATTCAATGAATTTGTAGTTAAATTTGACAAACCAATTCAACAAATTAATAAAGAATTAGTTAAGCAAAATATTATTGGTGGATTCGATTTAGGCGTCGTTTCAGACGACTTTAAAAACCACATGCTAATTGCTGTAACTGAATTAAGAACAAAAGATGAAATTGATACATTTGTAGAGAAAGCTGGTGAGTTAAATGACTAG
- a CDS encoding ROK family glucokinase translates to MTKIILAADVGGTTCKLGIFTPELEQLHKWSIHTDTTDSTGYTLLKGIYDSFVEQVDANNYTFSNVLGVGIGVPGPVDFENGTVNGAVNLYWPGKVNVREIFEQFVDCPVFVDNDANIAALGEKHKGAGEGADDVVAITLGTGLGGGIISNGEIVHGHNGSGAEIGHFRADFDQRFKCNCGRSGCIETVASATGVVNLVNFYYPKLTFRSSILELIKENKVTAKAVFDAAKAGDQFCIFITEKVANYIGYLCSIISVTSNPKYIVLGGGMSTAGPILIENIKTEYHNLTFKPAQFETEIVQAKLGNDAGITGAAGLIKTYVLDKEGVK, encoded by the coding sequence ATGACAAAAATTATTTTAGCAGCTGATGTAGGCGGAACAACTTGTAAATTAGGGATTTTTACACCTGAATTAGAACAATTACATAAATGGTCAATCCATACAGATACAACTGATAGTACAGGATATACACTATTAAAAGGTATCTATGATTCATTTGTAGAACAAGTTGATGCCAATAATTATACCTTTTCTAATGTGTTAGGTGTAGGTATCGGTGTGCCAGGTCCAGTTGATTTTGAAAATGGCACAGTTAACGGTGCAGTTAATTTATATTGGCCAGGAAAAGTAAATGTGCGTGAAATATTTGAACAGTTTGTTGATTGTCCAGTTTTTGTTGATAATGACGCAAACATTGCTGCTTTAGGGGAAAAACATAAAGGTGCAGGTGAAGGTGCTGATGATGTTGTAGCAATTACACTTGGAACAGGTCTTGGTGGAGGTATCATTTCAAATGGTGAAATCGTTCATGGACATAATGGTTCTGGTGCAGAAATCGGACATTTTAGAGCGGATTTTGATCAACGATTCAAATGTAATTGTGGTCGTTCTGGTTGCATTGAAACGGTTGCATCTGCCACAGGAGTTGTCAATTTAGTTAATTTCTACTATCCAAAATTAACTTTTAGATCTTCAATTTTAGAATTAATTAAAGAGAATAAAGTTACAGCTAAGGCTGTTTTTGATGCTGCCAAAGCGGGTGATCAGTTCTGTATTTTTATAACTGAAAAAGTAGCAAACTATATTGGATACTTATGTAGTATTATAAGTGTAACAAGTAACCCTAAATATATTGTCCTTGGCGGAGGGATGTCGACGGCAGGACCAATCTTAATTGAAAATATCAAAACAGAATATCATAATTTAACATTTAAACCGGCACAATTTGAAACTGAAATTGTACAAGCTAAATTAGGTAATGATGCAGGTATTACAGGAGCAGCAGGATTAATTAAGACCTATGTATTAGATAAAGAGGGGGTAAAATAA
- a CDS encoding MBL fold metallo-hydrolase, which yields MRISSLTLGLVDTNTYFIENDKAVILVDPSGESEKIIKKLNQINKPLKAILLTHAHFDHIGAVDDIVDRFDVPVYMHESEFDFLKDPVKNGADKFKQYGLPIITSKVTPEKLNEGSAEIEGFKFNVLHTPGHSPGSLTYVFDEFAVVGDTLFNNGIGRTDLYKGDYETLVDSIQDKIFELEGDLPLFPGHGPYTTVDDEQLNPFLHG from the coding sequence ATGAGGATTTCAAGCTTAACTTTAGGCTTAGTTGATACTAATACGTATTTCATCGAAAATGATAAAGCTGTTATTTTAGTTGATCCATCAGGTGAAAGTGAAAAAATTATTAAAAAATTAAATCAAATAAATAAACCGTTAAAAGCTATTTTACTTACACATGCACACTTTGATCATATCGGAGCAGTCGATGATATAGTAGATCGATTCGATGTACCGGTTTATATGCATGAATCAGAGTTTGATTTTTTAAAGGATCCAGTTAAAAATGGTGCAGATAAATTTAAGCAATATGGATTACCAATTATTACAAGTAAGGTAACTCCTGAAAAGTTAAACGAAGGTAGCGCAGAAATAGAAGGATTTAAGTTTAATGTGTTACACACACCTGGACATTCACCAGGAAGTTTAACATATGTGTTCGATGAATTCGCAGTAGTTGGAGATACATTATTTAATAATGGAATCGGACGTACAGATTTATATAAAGGTGACTATGAGACACTAGTTGATTCTATTCAAGATAAAATTTTTGAATTAGAAGGCGATTTACCTTTATTCCCTGGACATGGTCCATATACGACGGTTGATGATGAACAATTAAATCCATTTTTACATGGATAA
- a CDS encoding prepilin-type N-terminal cleavage/methylation domain-containing protein, translating to MLKVIKKAKAFTLIEMLLVLLIISLLLMLIIPNIAKQTSHIQATGCNAQVKMVNSQIEAYALKHNRNPSSIDELVADGFIKEAQKTCKSGEIISISNGEAIAN from the coding sequence ATGTTGAAAGTTATTAAAAAAGCAAAAGCATTTACTTTAATAGAAATGTTATTAGTTCTGTTAATTATAAGCTTATTATTAATGTTAATCATTCCTAACATTGCTAAACAAACATCTCATATCCAAGCTACTGGATGTAATGCGCAGGTAAAAATGGTTAATAGTCAAATCGAAGCATACGCATTGAAACACAATAGAAATCCCTCTTCAATCGATGAATTAGTAGCTGATGGGTTTATTAAAGAAGCACAAAAAACATGTAAATCTGGCGAGATAATATCGATAAGTAATGGAGAAGCCATTGCAAATTAG
- a CDS encoding MTH1187 family thiamine-binding protein, producing the protein MAIVDVVVIPVGTEGPSVSKYIADIQKKLQEYKDMGKIDFQLTPMNTLIEGELSDLLEVVQVIHELPFDKGLSRVCTNIRIDDRRDKSRKMNDKLTSVQKHLENSGENL; encoded by the coding sequence ATGGCTATTGTTGATGTGGTTGTTATTCCAGTTGGAACGGAAGGTCCGAGTGTTAGTAAATATATTGCAGATATTCAGAAAAAACTTCAAGAATATAAAGATATGGGGAAAATTGATTTTCAATTAACTCCTATGAATACATTAATTGAAGGTGAATTAAGCGATTTGCTAGAGGTTGTTCAGGTCATACATGAATTACCATTTGATAAAGGTTTAAGTAGAGTTTGCACAAATATTCGTATTGATGACCGACGAGACAAATCTAGAAAAATGAATGATAAATTAACATCAGTACAAAAGCATTTAGAAAATAGTGGTGAAAACCTATGA